The region GAGCCGGAAGACTTCCGGTACATCCCAGCCCAGCGCCAGATCCGTCATGACGTCGTGCAAGAAGATCGCGCGCAAATTGAGATTCGCGAACGGCGCTACTTCGAAGTCGATCATTGCCGTGAGGATTTTTTTGAAGTCTTTGGTGAGCAAGCCCATCCCGCCGCGCCAGAACATGCCCATCTTGTCCTGAAACGAAGTGCCGCTCAGTGAATCTCTGACAATGTTGACCAGGCCCTTCTCATTCGCTTGTTTGATATATTTTGCAACATAGGGAACCAACAGGTAGATGCCGAGTTCGCCGCGCAAACGGCGATCTTTCTGAATCTCCTCGGCCACAACAAAGGCGCGCTCGTGTGTGGACATCATCATCGCTTTCACGCCGTGATCGAACGAAAAGTTGACAATATCCATAATCCGTGAGGCGTCGCTGAAATAAGCTTCCCGCTCGTTGCCGGCCTGCGCTTCGAGGTGATTAACGCCGAAAAACTGATTATGGCCCAAAATGATTTTATCGATCATGTCTATCTCGATTAAATTTTGTTCTCGCTTTGCCAAAACGTCTGCCATCAAATTTTCATCGGCTCGCCGTGCTTTGCGGCGGAGGAATAAACCGCATCCACGATTTTCTGAACCTCATGGGCGTTCTTCACGTCGCTTTCAACCAGCTTTCCGTGCTTAACAGCGTTGATAAAATCGGCGTCTTGCCGGGTGTATTGCGGCCCGCCGAGATCGATGGCAACGCCTTCGAACAAATCCGGCTTCATAAAATTTGTCCAGCCTGCGGAAAAGCCGGCGGCCGGTTTATCCAAGAAGAGCTTCACATAGTCGTCGCAGACGCTCAAGTTGCCATTGGCGGCATGCACGTTGATGCTGACTTCGAGCAGGCGATGGTGCCGCACACTCCAGGAGGAATCGAACCAGCCGGTCACGCCGTTGGCGAATTCGAAGTGTACGTGGGCAAAATCCTCGACTTCTTGTGAATACCAATTGCGCGTGTGCGCAGAGATGTAATTCACCTGCCCAAAATACCAATGCAACAAATCGATCAAATGGGTGGCCTGTCCGATCACCACACCGCCGCCGGATTCTTTTTTGTCGTAGCGCCAGCCTTTGCCCGTCTTAAAAAGTTGCGAAACATAAATCGTCGCGTTAAACGTAATGATTTCGCCAAGCGCGCCGGATTGCAGCAGTTCCCTGGCTTTCGCGAACGTCTCGACATAGCGCATCATGTAGCCGACCATCGTGCAAAGCTTCTTTTTCTCAATGTCGGCGACGAGCCCGTCGGCGTCGCGGCTTACGATACTCAGAGGTTTTTCCAGAAAAAACGGAATGCCGCGTTTGACGCATTCTGCGGCCATGGGGACATGCAAAAACACGGGCGTCGCCAACACGGCCGCATCGGGTTTGGCCTTGTCGAGCATTTCACGATAATCATCGTAAATGTTCAAGTCATCTTTCAAGCTTTGAGCGAAGCCGAGTAAAAATTTCGAAGTGTCGGCGATGGCGCTCAATCGCACGCCTTCCAATCCGTTCATGATGCCGGCATGCAAGAGTCCCATCTTGCCGATGCCGACCACTGCAACATTAAGCATTTATACTCCTGGTGGTATGTAGAAACCAAAAAATCGTTCAGACGTTAGGCCTGCCGCATCAAACATCCAACAAACTATCGGCTCATTGCTTAACGCCTGCAGCAAAGCTCGCACGTTCAAGTTGACGGCACGGGGCAACTGCGTCATCAACGATCATGATGAGGTAAACGTTTTTTTGCGTAGGAGCCCGCTTTTGCCGGAGCGGAGTCTATTTTGACCTTTGCGCCGGCAAAGCCGTTGGTCGCCTCGGGCTTTTCCTGCTGAATTGCCTGCAATTCCAACTTTTTGATGCGGTATAGCGTGTCCTCCTGCAGCCGGCGGTTCCCGGCAATGAGATCAGCGACCAGGCCGATCATCGCAATTTGGAATCCGACAATCATCAAAACGGCGGAGAGAATCAACGATTGCACGTGGCCGCCGCCGCCGGCAGTGAAATAGTAATACAAGAATCGGCCGGCGCCGAGCATACCGAGGCCGAAAACAATTCCACCGACCCAGGAAAACGCTTTGAGCGGCTCGTACATGACATAAATGCGCAGGATGGTGCCGATGCTGCGCTTCAAATAATCCGGGATGCTGGTGAACAGGCGCGATTCACGCAGCTTGCCGTTGGTGCTGATCTCGACATGGGTGAGGGCAATGTGTTTTTTGCCCGCTTGAATGATGGTTTCGAGCGTATACGTGAAGCGCGAGATGACATTCATGCGCAGCGCGGCTTCGCGACTGTAGGCGCGAAATCCACTGGTGGCGTCAGGCACCGTGGTTTCGGAAACGTGGCGCACGACCCAACTGCCGAGTTTCTGGAGTTTGATCTTGAGCGGCGAGAAATGTGAGATATTCTCCACCTGGCGATCGCCGATGACCATGTCCGCTTTGTGCTCGAGGATAGGCCGCACGAGTTTTTCAATGTCTTTGCCGCTGTATTGATTGTCGGCGTCGGTGTTGACAATGATGTCGGCGCCGAGTTTGACGCATGCGTCCAGGCCGGCCATGAAGGCTTCCGCCAGGCCTTTGCGGCTGGTGAAGCGCACGAGATGGTCGACGCCGTTTTCACGCGCGACAAGCGAGGTGCGATCCGTGCTGCCGTCGTCAATGATAAGGGTTTCAATCTCGTCGATGCCGTCGATGTGCGTGGGCAAATCGCGCAGGGTCAACGGCAAGGTCTGCTCTTCATTCAAGCAGGGAATTTGGATGATGAGTTTCATGCTCCTACCACAGTCTCGATGTTATACTCCTTTTGTTCGCGGGCGTGCGTATAGGTGATCATTTCACCGATCAGGCCGATGGAAATCATCTGCAAACCGATCACCAGCAGAAGCACGCTCAACAACAGCAGCGGTCTGCCGGCAATCGCGCCAAAACCAAAGAGTCGATAAAAGAATAAATACGCGCTCATGCCCGCGCCGGCCAGCGTGAAAATAAATCCAAAAAAGCCGAGAAAGTGCAACGGCTTTTTGGAATACTTCGTTACAAAAATCACGGCAACGATGTCGAGCAGGCGCTGGATATATTCGCTGACGTAGCGCGATTGGCGAAACGTGCCGGCAAGTTGCTCGATTTGTTCCTCGGTCACGCGATAGCCTTTGCGCGCCGCCAAAACCGGGATAAAGATATTGAGATCGCCGTAGAAAATGATGTTGTCCAACACCTCGCGTGAGGTTGCAATCACGCTGGAATTGATGTCGTGGACCTGCAATTTGCCAAACCGTTGCACGATCCAATTAAAGCTGCGCGAAACCATGCGATTCAAGCCGGAATCTTTGCGCGGGGTGCGCCAGCCCACGACGAGATCATTTCCGGCATCCATTTTCAGCAACAGTTTGGGCAGAGATTTTAAATTCACGCGCACACGGGCAGCGGCGAACACGATGCGTTCTCCCAGGGCGTGTTTGAGGCCGGCGTCGAGCGCCGAGGTTTCGCCGAAGCTCGAGCGCATGCGAATCAATTTGACCTGAGCATCTTTGCGCGCAAGCTTTTCCAGCTCCAGCCAGGTGTTATCCGTGCTTGCGTCATCGACAAAGATAATCTCGAAGGCCTTGCCGTACGCTTGCAGCCCCTGGCACAAATCCTGATAGATACCCGCAACCTCACCGCCCATGTTCATGATCGGCACAATGATGGAGACATGCACGAACTTTTCATCGCGGCCATTCGCCGATGACGGCGTTGTTGCCAGCGCCGGGGTGAGTGTTTTTTCAGTTTGTCGTGCCATGATAGTACTTGAATTCATAGAGACGCTCGTCACGTTTTTGACCTGTACCAACCACGCTGTTGGCGATCAAGCCATAAAATAGAAAATTAATGCCCGCGGCAAACAGCAGGAAAGCGACGGACATCAAGACGTTCAGCTCGTCGCTGCCGACAAATTGATTTTGACGCCATTCCAGGAGCAACGCCAGCAAGGCGGCGAGACCCAGCCCGTTGAAAAACACCGTCAACGCGCCAAAAAAGTGCAGCGGCCGGGTGAGATATTTGAGCAACAAATTCAACGTCATCAAATCCATGATCACGCGAAAGGTGCGCGTGATATTATATTTCGATTGCCCGAATTTGCGCTCATGATGATTCACCACCATCTCGCTGATGCGCGCGCCTTCGATGCGCGCGAGCGCGGGAATGAACCGGTGCAATTCTCCGTACAAGCGGATTTTCTGCACCACTTCAGAGCGATAGGCTTTGAGCGAACAGCCGGTGTCGTGCAAATCCACGCGTGTGGTCTTGCGAAT is a window of Cytophagia bacterium CHB2 DNA encoding:
- a CDS encoding Gfo/Idh/MocA family oxidoreductase: MLNVAVVGIGKMGLLHAGIMNGLEGVRLSAIADTSKFLLGFAQSLKDDLNIYDDYREMLDKAKPDAAVLATPVFLHVPMAAECVKRGIPFFLEKPLSIVSRDADGLVADIEKKKLCTMVGYMMRYVETFAKARELLQSGALGEIITFNATIYVSQLFKTGKGWRYDKKESGGGVVIGQATHLIDLLHWYFGQVNYISAHTRNWYSQEVEDFAHVHFEFANGVTGWFDSSWSVRHHRLLEVSINVHAANGNLSVCDDYVKLFLDKPAAGFSAGWTNFMKPDLFEGVAIDLGGPQYTRQDADFINAVKHGKLVESDVKNAHEVQKIVDAVYSSAAKHGEPMKI
- a CDS encoding glycosyltransferase family 2 protein, with protein sequence MAKTTEKIYCSIVIPVMNEEENVPLLHRAISAAMQAWGKSYEIVIVDDGSTDRTFELLQQIARNDVHVRVVKFRGNYGQSAAMAAGFDHARGEVVVTMDGDLQNDPKDIPNVVAKLEEGFDIVSGWRKNRKDKLVIRKIPSKIANRLIRKTTRVDLHDTGCSLKAYRSEVVQKIRLYGELHRFIPALARIEGARISEMVVNHHERKFGQSKYNITRTFRVIMDLMTLNLLLKYLTRPLHFFGALTVFFNGLGLAALLALLLEWRQNQFVGSDELNVLMSVAFLLFAAGINFLFYGLIANSVVGTGQKRDERLYEFKYYHGTTN
- a CDS encoding glycosyltransferase, which encodes MNSSTIMARQTEKTLTPALATTPSSANGRDEKFVHVSIIVPIMNMGGEVAGIYQDLCQGLQAYGKAFEIIFVDDASTDNTWLELEKLARKDAQVKLIRMRSSFGETSALDAGLKHALGERIVFAAARVRVNLKSLPKLLLKMDAGNDLVVGWRTPRKDSGLNRMVSRSFNWIVQRFGKLQVHDINSSVIATSREVLDNIIFYGDLNIFIPVLAARKGYRVTEEQIEQLAGTFRQSRYVSEYIQRLLDIVAVIFVTKYSKKPLHFLGFFGFIFTLAGAGMSAYLFFYRLFGFGAIAGRPLLLLSVLLLVIGLQMISIGLIGEMITYTHAREQKEYNIETVVGA
- a CDS encoding glycosyltransferase family 2 protein, producing MKLIIQIPCLNEEQTLPLTLRDLPTHIDGIDEIETLIIDDGSTDRTSLVARENGVDHLVRFTSRKGLAEAFMAGLDACVKLGADIIVNTDADNQYSGKDIEKLVRPILEHKADMVIGDRQVENISHFSPLKIKLQKLGSWVVRHVSETTVPDATSGFRAYSREAALRMNVISRFTYTLETIIQAGKKHIALTHVEISTNGKLRESRLFTSIPDYLKRSIGTILRIYVMYEPLKAFSWVGGIVFGLGMLGAGRFLYYYFTAGGGGHVQSLILSAVLMIVGFQIAMIGLVADLIAGNRRLQEDTLYRIKKLELQAIQQEKPEATNGFAGAKVKIDSAPAKAGSYAKKRLPHHDR